Proteins found in one Micromonospora sp. WMMD1082 genomic segment:
- a CDS encoding DUF3180 domain-containing protein, translating to MGPTRISTLVVAALAAAAVAWLLISSFYYDRLPPLPWLPVVTLAGLAVLEAYAAINTRGRIERRPGRDPVNPLMVARFVVLAKASALVGAIFTGAYAGLTGWLFVQSTRAAADDRPAAVAGLLASAALVAAALWLERSCRVPDQPDDEHEPDDWENHPGRR from the coding sequence ATGGGTCCGACCCGCATCTCGACCCTGGTGGTGGCCGCCCTCGCCGCCGCCGCGGTCGCCTGGCTGCTGATCAGCAGCTTCTACTACGACCGACTGCCGCCGCTGCCGTGGCTACCGGTGGTCACCCTCGCCGGACTCGCCGTGCTGGAGGCGTACGCCGCGATCAACACCCGGGGCCGGATCGAGCGCCGACCGGGCCGTGATCCGGTCAACCCGCTGATGGTTGCCCGGTTCGTCGTGCTGGCCAAGGCGTCCGCGCTGGTCGGCGCGATCTTCACCGGCGCGTACGCGGGGCTGACGGGCTGGCTGTTCGTGCAGTCGACGCGGGCGGCCGCCGACGACCGCCCGGCGGCCGTCGCCGGCCTGCTGGCGTCGGCCGCCCTGGTGGCTGCCGCGCTCTGGCTTGAGCGGTCCTGCCGGGTGCCGGACCAGCCCGACGACGAGCACGAGCCGGACGACTGGGAGAACCACCCGGGCCGGCGATAG